The DNA segment cactAATCTTCTGTctttcatagaccctttctggaaataaaatcatctaattatacccaaaagtcaaggtaaaaatgcatctcagtattgaaggagttaaagagcaGACCTATTAATGTAGGTAGACTATGAGCCATACTATAAGTATACGCAAGATATTGAAAGATGGGAAATTTATTGATGTAGGTATTGAATGGACAGCACTGTGAACTCTTGAGGAACAGAAACAAATGGACtatgagtgggcctttttttctttatatctttgtagcccttggccagtcctcctctcttatgtaaataaataaaaaaaaaatttcaagggTGTGCACTAAACAGTCAACTCTGAGGTAAAGGACTGGCAGAGGCATGTACAGAGGGTGGACTAGACCAGTTGTTCCTAACCTGTGGTATGCAaaggccttccaggtggtacatgaGCACTTTCAGAATCATATGCAATTTTTGGTTAAATtaaattcatttatttctcaggaaaattattattgctttacacaagataatccggcatcgatcagctggtgAAGAAACAGGGGCATCCCTCGCATTAGATTGAGTTGTATTCCTTGTTGttagtttatttgtgtgttctactcGGGAATAAATTGATACTTGCTGGGATTAAATTTTCAGAAACCAGGTGGTACGTGGGGACTGTATGTCCAAGTGGAACTCACTCACGAAAAGTTATGGAACCACTGAACTAGACAGTGGCCCGGTACATCACGACTACGGTGGGAACTCTACAGGTCACGCCCTTCATTCCCCGGTACCACGTCAGGTCACCAGGACAAGAGGAGGGACAGGTGGAGTACGAGTCATGTTGGACTGACCTGTAGGAGAGTGAAATAAGGCCACCCCAATTCAGCGTGGCCAAGTAAACAATGGAGGATGTGTTCGAATCTCGTCAATTTGTTCGGCTCTGTAGGATTTGGGTTTACTTATCATATGACTTCGGTTTTGGTTTGACTGAGtaactatattttctatttttaaacctattttatgtatttttcttgtgtttatgtttatgtattgtgttttactatttatgtattttattttacatgGAAACTTAAACATTCACTTGTATTTTTAAgttctattattttattatcgcATGTCCGAAACTGAATGTGTCCGTGACCTCAGCTTCCTACTCTTTATATATGAATGTGATATTGAGATAAAAATGTTACTTCTAAGATACTTAATTAAGGTTTTAAGATAAAATAACATCACTTATATGATGATTACCATAAATATAACATTACAGGAAACAGTAATTGAAATATCATCATAAGCTAAAAATCATTAAACAAAGtttgaaatatatattttctagacATGGTagaatttttcattattctatactaccaaataaacaacaaaacagcTTATAAACACACAACCATACTCTCCTTCAGTGTCAGTCTCGGTACAAACTCGAGTTGTTTATGTCCTCCATTAGAGCTGTTGGGAGGCTGACTCGTCCTTCGCCAAGCGGGGATGGCGTAGTCCTCAGCGGCGTCCTGTCTGGAGGAGTCCTGCCGACAAGTGATCTAGGAACTAACTATGCTCTTGGCGGGTTTACCATGTCCTGTGTGAGCCTGCTAGAGCTGCCAGAGAGCGTGTTGCTGCAGGTGTTCAGCTACCTGTGTCCTGTCGACCTCTTCCACATAGCCAGGTGAGTAGGTCTGACACTTGTTTGGCAAATTGTGTCCTTTGTTGTCTGGCGATCGGTGGTTTTGTATCAAAGTGTACGTAATGGTTCCATGGCGAGACGTTTTGTATCAAGGTaattccgtgttttttttttttggtatgggAGTAGATTTGACACTTGTTTGGGAGTAGGTAAACCACAAATGTTGAGTTAAGTTAAGGCAAAAAatgattaattatttatttatttattattgtttcagtGTTGTATTTCAGGTTTTGTGTTGTTAAGTGTTTGTGATTATTGCTTTTGGAAGTAATCCtaaaattattataattatgaaAGCATGGAACTCAGTATTTTCTGTAGCCCAACCATCTAGGTAAGAAATCTGATTGGCAGGATTCACCCCCGACTGGCAAGACTGGTGGGTGACCTTTCCCTGTGGAGGCATGTGGATTTTGGAAGGGCGCCCCTCAGCCTTCAGTTCCTGCACAAATTTGTTAAGTTTCTGGGCCCAcacaccctcaccatcaccatcaccggcTTTGTGCGGCCCAGCAGCAGATTGCACCCTAAAGGCAAGATGGCTCTTGAAAAATTATTCTTGCCACAGCTAGATGTGTGTGGCTTATTTTTATTGAtaaatttttcattccttttgttCAGCTCTGCTAGCCATAAGCTCTTAGGATGTTGTATGGTTGTCCATGAGGCTCTCCCTTTCCACAAGCCACTGCAGCCAACAAGACTAACAATATGAATGAAGTGCCTATGTATAAGTGTTTGCCTATACAGGTGAGATTGCTGGCCttttatatagatagatagattttgtTAATAGGGGACCAAGCACTAATTCTAAACATtggcttgttttgtttatgtcttatatatatatatatatatatatatatatatatatatatatatatatatatatatatatatatatatatatatatatatatatatacagtaagaccccacatttagcgatcctattagtctgccgaaaccatcgctaaattggaatttcgccaaatttgaatactactttaaatagggaaaaataccaatcagtcttttGTCCACCCAAagtccccatttacagctgcaacatcgcaccccccgaaccactagtggaggccatagtgatagcgaaactcgctaaacagcgaggatgggagaacaaaaaatgagttcatacactggattaacacacacaatagctcaagtgtcgaggggggaatgccggaggcactgtggggctgacatcacggccaaacagacatgcgattggctcagagcgagctagaggcgggacagtgtagcacagtacattcgctaaatatgagagaaaatcgctaaacttgagggcttggcctttttccagacattgctaaataagggtttcgctaagctggatttcgctaaattcagggacttactgtatatatatatatatatatatatatatatatatatatatatatatatatatatatatatatatatatatatatatatatatatatgtgtgtatatgtatatttatatttatatacaggcaacccccgcttaacgaaggttcacacaacgaaattttgctacaatgaaggtttaattttactaccatctgctcgtttaacgaacaccaaactcgttttaacgaaattttatccaggtaattttttccaagtttgaaagtctcgctgtatcatgcaagccggcaggcttttgaatacaccagcgcctctcgtggacaaaacgcgcaccactcactcccctagttcaaaacagtaacagcgtcagcagcagcttgtcttccctcactctacatgccaccaaaacaccctgcaatgtctcctagcgttgctaagaagaccaggaagtcttttactctcgaagtgaagctggatattattcacagacacgagagaggcgagaaaactaatagcattgcttcccaccatggcttgactccatctagtgtctaccattttcaagtcagcagactctattaagaaggctggtgagatcatatcttccttgcaagctaaaggaaccacctgaactcgtgactctgcaatggataaagtGGAAATGTAGTACATTATagtctgaccgggcttaatttacggccgtggtggggcgagggtagctctacagtgctgccacgtttccaaaaaatgcgatgtgaaatggaacttattggtgtacaaggcatcgcaaataccatcaattcagatgtataaaattttgacttgtgtatatagatggctgaatcaacagtaaccatcatatgcataaaaaactatatagtaccatacaaacatggcatacatattcaacagtgttgctgatatcaactgtagtaacttataatggtactttgCGTATGTTTAGgatgtgtaataatatcagcgttacagatataagataatgagcatggaaaaaagaaataatctattatccaaagtaaaaaaaaaatagtagaagtcttgtgagtggcggcaatactgatgaacccagcctggccaggccgaatagcctcaccttgtagtaccagatgttgctataattataagataaaatgctcacatttactggcttttacagtaatttcaagggtgaggcataatcgcattcataattcgtaagccaagctaatgtgtagtttctatttttacaaaatagtaggtatatgccaatacctaagtgaaaaaaaaagcattattcacttgcgagcggcaactcttccacacccagctggtggccttgacacattgtggtggcgacgtgactgacctcgtgccacctatatatatatatatatatatatatatatatatatatatatatatatatatatatatatatacaattataaatgacttactaaagaatcaaaggtaagcagagatagagagagagtaacagaacagtagtgaaaacatggcaacactgtacagagacgctcggCCCCCCacggccgtaaattaaggctggtcagactatagttttgtatgtggtacaatgatgcgccctttgtttacattccacaggttgccagctagcgtatttcccgctcctttctccctccctttataaatttaagatcatcaaccttataaagttacttacatacatacattagtgtacattataatgacttaatcttaaattaaactgcttaaatgtttaacttcataattttttcttacattaaaaCTTTTACTTTacaatgatgcactctcgctttgtttactctcaatggaagctcaagtcaggggctaaacttgttataattggttcgcttaacgaaggggttttcaggaacgtaaccccttcgttaagcggggtttgcctgtgtgtatatatatatatatatatatatatatatatatatatatatatatatatatatatatatatatattcttatgtaGGAAGGACATTTCCAAGGGCagcaaaaatacagtaaaataaaGTGTACTAAGGTGCCGGGCTCATACAAAGACAAAAACGTTGGCCAGGACCAGAGGCTgagtatcttgaaacctccctcttaaaagagaTCCAGTCATAGGatataggaaataaagaagcaggtagggaattccagagtttgttaattttattattGATAATGCTGAAAATTATTCTCTTGGATAATCTAATTAGGAAGCCTTGTCTGTGCTGATTAAGATGAGTGTTTGTACTATTGTAGCCTTATCTTAACTCCTGCAGCAGCATTTGAAGAAGTGTCAAAGATGATCATTTGCTGAAGAGCTTGATTGCTCCTCAGGCTCCAAGTGTATCTCGGAGGCATTCCTCACAAGCTTGAAGCGCCGCTGTCCACACCTTCAGGAACTCAACCTCCATCGCTGCTACATTGATGCTTCAACCACCAAAttctccaccctccctgcctctctcaagAAGCTTTCTCTCTGTGGCTCAGCACTTTTCAACTTGCCTCaagtttgtgttcttgtttttttttttttttattaaattgaCATTGCCAATAGTTTTGAGCTTTTTACTTTCATGTAActtttttgttttgctgttcCCTAATAGTTAGTTTGATATATAGCAGTAAAGCCATGAAGTTGTTCCAAGTTATTGTTATCTCCTCAGAACCGAGTGGTGGTGCTAGCCTCCCCATTCTTCCGATTGGAGAAACACCTGCCAGTTCTGGAGGAGGTAGTGCTGGAGGGATGTGGGGCTTGGCTTACCCCGCAAGATCTCACCCTCCTCATGAGTCACTGCTCGGCCCTTCAGGTGGGGTCGGGGTCAGGTTTGTCTGTGCATGGGGAGGGTCTCAGGCCTTGCTGGTATGTTGAGTCTGTGCAGGGTGGAAGTCTGATGCCATTTTGTGTTCATACATCTGGAATCACTgaactcattttttcttcactatcttaaatacttcactatttttGCTGTGACTCAGTTAATTCTTATTTGTGGTTCATTTTGGTAATGCAAAGTTCTTTGCAGtccttaattttgttttctcctcAAATAACTATTCAAGATGTCTACAATATTCCTTCAGCTATATACTGATAACACTAATATTatggaatataaatgaaaacttGTGTCAAT comes from the Portunus trituberculatus isolate SZX2019 chromosome 25, ASM1759143v1, whole genome shotgun sequence genome and includes:
- the LOC123508998 gene encoding F-box/LRR-repeat protein 12-like isoform X1; translated protein: MSSIRAVGRLTRPSPSGDGVVLSGVLSGGVLPTSDLGTNYALGGFTMSCVSLLELPESVLLQVFSYLCPVDLFHIARIHPRLARLVGDLSLWRHVDFGRAPLSLQFLHKFVKFLGPHTLTITITGFVRPSSRLHPKGSKCISEAFLTSLKRRCPHLQELNLHRCYIDASTTKFSTLPASLKKLSLCGSALFNLPQNRVVVLASPFFRLEKHLPVLEEVVLEGCGAWLTPQDLTLLMSHCSALQSVNVGAARYTRTGLTSWDKREDKHCSRIVLSRKWRA
- the LOC123508998 gene encoding F-box/LRR-repeat protein 12-like isoform X2 yields the protein MSSIRAVGRLTRPSPSGDGVVLSGVLSGGVLPTSDLGTNYALGGFTMSCVSLLELPESVLLQVFSYLCPVDLFHIARIHPRLARLVGDLSLWRHVDFGRAPLSLQFLHKFVKFLGPHTLTITITGFVRPSSRLHPKGSKCISEAFLTSLKRRCPHLQELNLHRCYIDASTTKFSTLPASLKKLSLCGSALFNLPQNRVVVLASPFFRLEKHLPVLEEVVLEGCGAWLTPQDLTLLMSHCSALQVGSGSGLSVHGEGLRPC
- the LOC123508998 gene encoding uncharacterized protein LOC123508998 isoform X3; the protein is MSSIRAVGRLTRPSPSGDGVVLSGVLSGGVLPTSDLGTNYALGGFTMSCVSLLELPESVLLQVFSYLCPVDLFHIARIHPRLARLVGDLSLWRHVDFGRAPLSLQFLHKFVKFLGPHTLTITITGFVRPSSRLHPKEPSGGASLPILPIGETPASSGGGSAGGMWGLAYPARSHPPHESLLGPSGGVGVRFVCAWGGSQALLSVNVGAARYTRTGLTSWDKREDKHCSRIVLSRKWRA